AGGAACATAAGCTCGCAATGGCCCGTCTCATACGGAACCGTATTGACACCGTCGTTCAAGAGAACATCAACCGTCTTTATGATATTTCTCTCTCTGGATCGGTGGATTTTACCGATAAGAATATAGAACCTGAAAGGAGGGCCGTCCGAATTGCTTACCGATACTCAATATTCAGGGACGGCGTCTTTCTTCTCGACCGTGGAGGGAATATCGTCCTGAATTATCCCGACCGTATAGGGGAGAGGGCGGTGAACGTACTGGGAGTTGAGCCGATAGGCAGGACAGTCTCCATGGGAAAGCCTGTTGTATCGAATCTCTATACCCTCAATCCATCGGGAAGAAAAGTCCTCTTTGTACTTGTCCCCCTGAGGGATCGAAACGGTGAATTTGCCGGGACTGCAGGCGGTGAGATCGACCCCACAGATCCTCTCCTGACACAGATGCTCAACCTCGTCGATTTAGGAGAAAAGGGGTTTATCGACATCATTGATTCAAACGGAATGATCATTGCCTCTTCGAAGGCTTCCCGGACTCTCACCCAGATTGACCATAACCGCGTCCTCAGCTCAATCATGGCTGAAAAAAGGGAGGTCGTGAGGAGATGTCATCATTGCCACGATTCAGGGAAGAGAAGGGAAAAGACGAACAATGTGCTGCTCTTTGTACCCCTCGAAACAGCTCCCTGGGGTGTGTCGATTCAGGAGTCTGAGGATGAAGTCTTTGCCCCTGCCCTTAAGTTAAGGAAAACGTTCATAGCGTTCGGCATCCTCTTTCTCGGGACCGCATTGGCATTGACCATCGGGATCACCCGCAGTATTGTCAACCCTATCAATGAACTTGCCTTAGCTGCCGACCAGATATCCAAGGGAGACATGTCGCACTCCGTAAAGGTCCACGGCAATGACGAGATCGGTGTTCTGAGTCAGAGCTTTGAGAGTATGAGGACAAAACTCCTCGAATCTCTCGAAAGCATCAGAAAACATAATCTCGAGCTCGAGAGCAGAGTGAGAGAGAGGACGATACAGATCGAGAAAAGCCAGGACAGGGTTAAGAATCTGCTGGAGCAGGTCATCACAACGCAGGAAGACGAACGAAAGAGGATCGCCCGGGAACTCCATGACATGACTCTCCAGGACCTGTCGGTCATTCTCATGAAGATCGACATGTGCAAGCTCCGCCCTGATCAGATCAGCAGCGAAAAGGTCGACGAGATGCGGAACATAACCATGAAGTCCCTTGACGGAGTAGTCAAGATCATCCAGAACCTGAGACCGTCCCTCCTCGACGATCTCGGCATGAAGTCCGCAATCAGATGGCTTCTTGACAATCACCTGAAAGAGAAGGGTGTGGAGTATTTCTTCAACGTAATTGGGGCCGAAGATATGCGCTTCCGGCCGGAAGTCGAAATAACGCTTTTCAGGATCATCCAAGAGGCAATCATGAACATAGCAAAACACTCGAAGGCGGAGCATGTCTTTGTTATCTTCAGAATGAATAACACTAACGTTCATGTGGACATAGAGGACGACGGTGCAGGTTTTGATTTTGAGTCCCTATTCCATCAGACCATGCATAACACGAAAGACAGAAGGGGACTCGGTCTCCTGGGCATGATGGAAAGGGTCTCCCTTATCGGAGGCGACATCAAGATCTGTTCTTCACCGGGGAAAGGGACGAGAATAACGGTGAAATTTCCCCTGGAATTCACAGGAACAGAAGATGCCTAAGACACGGGTCCTGATCGCAGACGACCACGCAATGGTGAGGGAGGGGATCGTGGCATTCCTCCGTCTTTGCGATGATATTGAAGTTGTGGGGGAGGCGGCTGATGGTCTCGAGGCAGTCGAGAAAACGGGCAAGCTCAGACCCGATGTGATCATTATGGACATCAATATGCCGAGATTCGGAGGACTGGAGGCGACGCTCGAAGTGAAGAGGATGAGCCCGGAAACGAAGATCCTCGTGCTCACGCAGTATGACGATAAGGAGTACATATCACGGTTCCTAAACGCCGGGGTTTCGGGGTATCTCCTCAAGAAAGCCGTAGGAAGCGACCTGATTACCGCATTGAGGGCGGTAAGTAAAGGGGAGACGTATCTGCACCCCTCGGTCGCGTCGGAAGTGGTTGCGGGTTTTCTGAAAAAAGACGGGAGCCACTGCGTTGAAGACCCCTATGAAAGACTGACTGACAGGGAAAAGCAGGTGTTGAAGCTCGTTGCCGAGGGATATACCCACAAGGAGATCGCCGATCTGTTGAACATCAGCGTGAAAACCGTGATAGCCCATCAGACAAATCTCAGTGAAAAGCTCGATATCCACGCCCGCGCAGGGTTGATCAAGTTCGCCATCCAAAGGGGGATCATAAAGATCGGTTCCTAGCAGAGGCCCATTTTTCGCTAGAGCGACTCTGCCCTCATAGTTCCCGAATTTGGTGCGATCAGCGCCCGCACTTCTTCCGCCGGTTGCCATTTGCAGGATTCTGCGGTATGCTTTAGTTGTGACCTGATCCGTGAGATTCTGTCTCTGGCAGGACAGAAGAAGATTCCCTTCCTTTTTCCAACGAACTCAGGGGGGGCAGGTCGGCAGCTTCCTTCAGCTGACAGGGGGTGAGACGGATGGAGAACGCTCTCACAACGGTACGAAGCCCGTTTTTGGGTCCGCAAATCGCGTATGCCCGCGGGCCCGAAAGCCTTCCGCGGGAAAAGCCTCCCTTGGAGGGTGAGTATATACCGCCCGAGTCTGTCCATTCCCAAGGAAGACAGCCCATTGATATCATTTTCAGGCTTTTCGTTGAAATCAATCTCCATAGGGGTGCCCTGACCGAGGAGAAGGAATATGAGCGGAGCCCTGCGTATGGAATCTCGGCTTATCAAAAATATGAGACATTTCCTCAGGAGCAAAGGATAAAGGGGAATTATATAGACATTATGATATAGTATCCTTCGGGGACGCTCGAGTTTCTTTTAATGCTTTCATCCTGTCGACTATGTCTTTCCCACAAAGGCAGGCTTATGCCAGACTGAAAATGCCTCCCGTAAATATCTCTCTGTCGATATTTGCTTCTATATCAAGCAGGTCGGCTTCTGTTATATCAAGCCTGATAAGGGCTTCAGGGTCAAGGGGGTAGTTCGGGTCTTTATCCATAACTCTGAGGGAGTGCTTGCTTACGAGGTAATCGGCAATATGGATGAGCGAGGTGATCCTTGTGCTGGAAAGAGAAGGGGTATGATGATAGGTTATCGCCTCCAGCACAACATCCGGAAGGTCCCAGTTGTCCGCAAGCCATGCCCCGATTACCGGATGTGTATGCCCGAGTACCTCTGTTTCGGCCTCGAGGAGCGATCCCCCCTCGGTAAACCGGTCCATCACCTTCCTGTATTCATCCGCAAAATAGGTATTCAGTACCAGGAAGCCGAGATCATGCAATATGCCGCATGCAAATATCTCATCGCCATATTCGAAATGAAAATCCCTTGACAGCAGTCTGGCGAGTATTCCTACAGCAATAGAGTGGCTGTATACACGCTGGGTCTTGAGCGGTTTATCCTGATTTTTGCTCTCGAATGCCGTCAGCAAGGCGATCCCCAGTGCAATGCTGCTCGTATTGCGGGTCCCTAGCCTGAATATGGCGTCACTTATTGTGGTAACAAGGTTTGCCGATCGGAAAAAGGCCGAATTTGCAACGCTCAGGACCTTTGCAGAAATCGAGGGGTCATGTTCGATGATCTCCTCAAGCCTGTCAATAGCGATCATGTCATCGCTCATGCGGTTGAGTATTTCCTGTGCGATATAAGGCACAGTAGGAAGTCTCGTTATCCGCTCTACAAAAAGCCGTGATAGTTCAATCATTGCATTCCGTTTTGCTCAGCCTAAATCATATGACCATATGCGTACAATATACAGTATCACTCCAGGAAT
This DNA window, taken from Thermodesulfovibrionales bacterium, encodes the following:
- a CDS encoding cache domain-containing protein: MGEKKGSLRKRIALAILFGMSFILLSYAAVSTYIVNTTIAKSQEHKLAMARLIRNRIDTVVQENINRLYDISLSGSVDFTDKNIEPERRAVRIAYRYSIFRDGVFLLDRGGNIVLNYPDRIGERAVNVLGVEPIGRTVSMGKPVVSNLYTLNPSGRKVLFVLVPLRDRNGEFAGTAGGEIDPTDPLLTQMLNLVDLGEKGFIDIIDSNGMIIASSKASRTLTQIDHNRVLSSIMAEKREVVRRCHHCHDSGKRREKTNNVLLFVPLETAPWGVSIQESEDEVFAPALKLRKTFIAFGILFLGTALALTIGITRSIVNPINELALAADQISKGDMSHSVKVHGNDEIGVLSQSFESMRTKLLESLESIRKHNLELESRVRERTIQIEKSQDRVKNLLEQVITTQEDERKRIARELHDMTLQDLSVILMKIDMCKLRPDQISSEKVDEMRNITMKSLDGVVKIIQNLRPSLLDDLGMKSAIRWLLDNHLKEKGVEYFFNVIGAEDMRFRPEVEITLFRIIQEAIMNIAKHSKAEHVFVIFRMNNTNVHVDIEDDGAGFDFESLFHQTMHNTKDRRGLGLLGMMERVSLIGGDIKICSSPGKGTRITVKFPLEFTGTEDA
- a CDS encoding response regulator transcription factor translates to MPKTRVLIADDHAMVREGIVAFLRLCDDIEVVGEAADGLEAVEKTGKLRPDVIIMDINMPRFGGLEATLEVKRMSPETKILVLTQYDDKEYISRFLNAGVSGYLLKKAVGSDLITALRAVSKGETYLHPSVASEVVAGFLKKDGSHCVEDPYERLTDREKQVLKLVAEGYTHKEIADLLNISVKTVIAHQTNLSEKLDIHARAGLIKFAIQRGIIKIGS
- a CDS encoding HDOD domain-containing protein, with product MIELSRLFVERITRLPTVPYIAQEILNRMSDDMIAIDRLEEIIEHDPSISAKVLSVANSAFFRSANLVTTISDAIFRLGTRNTSSIALGIALLTAFESKNQDKPLKTQRVYSHSIAVGILARLLSRDFHFEYGDEIFACGILHDLGFLVLNTYFADEYRKVMDRFTEGGSLLEAETEVLGHTHPVIGAWLADNWDLPDVVLEAITYHHTPSLSSTRITSLIHIADYLVSKHSLRVMDKDPNYPLDPEALIRLDITEADLLDIEANIDREIFTGGIFSLA